From a region of the Candidatus Deferrimicrobium sp. genome:
- a CDS encoding ABC transporter ATP-binding protein, with protein MSGTREPCIVVKDMTMAFGNFVLQRDLNFSVGRGDIFIIMGGSGCGKSTLLRHLVGLQTPAKGEVLYGETSFWDAEPAERERIMRRFGILYQGGALWSSMTLAENVALPLEEYTDLDPESIREQVSLKLSLVGLAGFEEYYPSEISGGMKKRAGLARAMALDPDILFFDEPSAGLDPINARRMDELIMELRDSLGATIVVVTHELASIFTIGNNSVFLDPDVKTMIASGDPKRLRDECPDLTVRNFLTRGEASTAGK; from the coding sequence ATGAGCGGAACGAGGGAACCGTGCATCGTCGTGAAGGACATGACGATGGCGTTCGGCAACTTTGTTCTCCAACGGGACCTGAACTTCTCGGTCGGCCGCGGGGACATCTTCATCATCATGGGCGGAAGCGGGTGCGGGAAGAGCACCCTGCTGCGCCATCTCGTGGGGCTCCAGACGCCAGCAAAGGGAGAGGTCCTCTACGGGGAGACGAGCTTCTGGGACGCGGAGCCTGCGGAGCGGGAGCGGATCATGCGGCGCTTCGGCATCCTCTACCAGGGGGGGGCGCTGTGGAGTTCCATGACGCTGGCGGAAAACGTCGCTTTGCCGCTGGAGGAGTACACGGACCTGGATCCGGAAAGCATCCGCGAACAGGTGTCGCTGAAGCTGTCGCTGGTCGGCCTCGCGGGGTTCGAGGAGTATTACCCTTCCGAGATCAGCGGGGGAATGAAGAAGCGCGCGGGCCTTGCCCGCGCCATGGCGCTGGATCCCGACATCCTGTTTTTTGACGAGCCGTCCGCAGGGCTCGACCCGATCAACGCACGCCGGATGGACGAGCTGATCATGGAATTGCGGGACAGCCTCGGGGCTACGATCGTGGTGGTGACCCACGAGCTGGCGAGCATCTTCACGATCGGGAACAACTCGGTCTTCCTCGACCCGGACGTCAAGACCATGATCGCATCGGGGGACCCGAAGAGGCTCCGGGACGAGTGCCCGGACCTGACGGTGAGGAATTTCCTGACGCGAGGCGAGGCGAGCACCGCAGGGAAGTGA
- a CDS encoding MlaE family lipid ABC transporter permease subunit, which produces MLTFDRADGDTLVIRIAGEWTVGSPLPPTGMVEKELSSGSGVRRVAFDATALGGWDSGLLTFLLKLFNRCSAAGLEVEKTGLPPGVVRLLDLATAVPERKGTRRESKRDPFLARVGDAAIRAWNANRDAVTFLGEVTVAALRMFRGKARFRRSDLLETIQECGAQALPIVSLISLLVGLILAFVGAIQLQMFGAQIYVADLVGIAMVREMAAIMTGIIVTGRTGAAFAAKLGTMQVNEEIDALKTMGLPPIEFLVLPRVVALFLMMPLLCLYADAMGVLGGMIVGVGMLDLGIMQYYLQTRNAVHLNHFWIGLFSSAVFGILVAVAGCMRGMQCGRSAAAVGEATTSAVVTGIVSIIVATAVITLICNVLGI; this is translated from the coding sequence ATGCTGACGTTCGACCGCGCCGACGGGGACACCCTGGTCATCCGTATCGCTGGGGAGTGGACTGTCGGCAGTCCCCTCCCACCGACCGGGATGGTCGAGAAGGAACTCTCCTCCGGATCCGGAGTCCGCAGGGTCGCATTCGACGCTACGGCGCTGGGAGGATGGGACAGCGGCCTTCTGACCTTTCTCCTCAAGTTGTTCAACCGGTGCTCCGCTGCGGGGCTCGAGGTGGAGAAAACGGGCCTTCCTCCGGGGGTCGTTCGGCTCCTCGACCTGGCCACGGCGGTTCCCGAGCGAAAGGGGACCCGACGGGAGTCGAAACGGGATCCGTTCCTCGCACGGGTCGGCGACGCCGCCATTCGGGCCTGGAATGCCAACCGCGACGCGGTGACGTTCCTCGGCGAGGTGACCGTGGCTGCACTTCGGATGTTCCGGGGAAAAGCCCGGTTCCGACGCTCCGACCTGCTGGAGACCATCCAGGAGTGCGGGGCGCAAGCCCTCCCCATCGTCTCCCTGATCAGCCTGCTGGTGGGGCTGATCCTCGCTTTCGTGGGGGCCATCCAGCTCCAGATGTTCGGCGCCCAGATCTACGTGGCGGACCTGGTGGGGATTGCGATGGTGCGGGAGATGGCGGCGATCATGACCGGGATCATCGTGACGGGCCGCACGGGGGCGGCGTTCGCCGCGAAGCTGGGGACGATGCAGGTGAACGAGGAGATCGACGCCCTGAAGACGATGGGGCTTCCCCCGATCGAGTTCCTCGTTCTCCCGCGTGTGGTCGCCCTGTTCCTGATGATGCCGCTCCTGTGCCTTTACGCGGACGCGATGGGGGTGCTCGGGGGGATGATCGTCGGGGTCGGGATGCTCGACCTCGGGATCATGCAGTACTACCTGCAGACACGCAACGCGGTGCATCTGAACCACTTCTGGATCGGGCTCTTCAGCAGCGCGGTGTTCGGGATCCTGGTGGCCGTCGCCGGCTGCATGCGCGGGATGCAGTGCGGGCGCAGCGCCGCGGCGGTGGGAGAGGCGACGACGTCGGCCGTGGTAACCGGGATCGTCAGCATCATCGTGGCCACCGCGGTGATCACATTGATCTGCAACGTCCTGGGAATCTGA
- a CDS encoding lipid A deacylase LpxR family protein, with amino-acid sequence MPDAAMRERIKILRIGLMLLLVIEGACPSKGWAAESPKSGTLSVVLENDFFYGVDRHYTNGLMVIWEPGRDAPTPKWAMTLARLMPWFPEEGEVRHGYAFGQSIFTPSDISIANPPLQDRPYAGWLYGTIELGVVSGRQRDQFGMTFGMIGPASLAGRTQKFVHRVFPGNEPQGWNTQLGNEPGIVATYVRSWQGIATLTLSEAQVDFIPHIGAALGNVFTYGNAGVTMRYGKRLPGDFGPPRVQPGLPGSWDFSPVPGFGWYIFAGVEGRAVARNIFLDGNTFRNSRSVDKKPLVGDLQFGLVLDLSDVRVSYTHVLRTREFQTQGSEDNFGSICLSVKF; translated from the coding sequence TTGCCGGATGCGGCGATGCGCGAGCGAATAAAGATACTTCGTATCGGACTGATGTTACTGCTGGTGATCGAGGGTGCCTGCCCATCCAAGGGTTGGGCTGCGGAATCACCGAAGTCCGGGACGCTGAGCGTCGTCCTGGAAAACGACTTTTTTTACGGCGTTGACCGGCACTATACCAATGGGCTGATGGTGATCTGGGAACCGGGTAGGGATGCACCCACACCCAAGTGGGCCATGACGTTGGCGCGCCTCATGCCGTGGTTCCCCGAAGAAGGCGAGGTTCGACATGGCTATGCCTTCGGCCAGAGCATTTTTACGCCGAGCGACATATCCATAGCGAATCCGCCTTTGCAGGATCGTCCCTATGCCGGCTGGCTGTATGGAACGATCGAGCTGGGCGTGGTGTCGGGACGGCAACGCGATCAGTTCGGGATGACCTTCGGTATGATCGGTCCGGCCTCCTTGGCGGGACGGACCCAAAAATTCGTCCATAGGGTTTTCCCCGGCAACGAACCACAAGGCTGGAACACCCAGCTTGGCAATGAGCCGGGCATTGTAGCGACCTACGTGCGCAGTTGGCAGGGAATCGCCACATTAACCCTGTCCGAGGCCCAGGTGGATTTCATTCCCCACATCGGTGCGGCGCTCGGCAACGTGTTCACCTACGGCAATGCGGGTGTAACCATGCGCTACGGCAAACGGCTGCCCGGCGACTTCGGGCCACCCCGCGTCCAGCCCGGCTTGCCGGGCTCCTGGGATTTCTCACCTGTGCCCGGTTTCGGATGGTATATATTCGCTGGCGTCGAGGGACGGGCGGTTGCGCGCAATATCTTTCTCGACGGCAACACCTTCCGTAACAGCCGCAGCGTGGACAAGAAACCCCTGGTCGGCGACCTGCAGTTCGGTTTGGTCCTGGATTTGTCCGATGTGCGCGTCAGCTACACCCACGTTCTTCGTACTCGTGAGTTCCAAACACAGGGAAGCGAAGACAATTTCGGTTCTATCTGCCTGTCGGTCAAGTTTTAA